The Flavivirga eckloniae genomic interval CTTTAGATTATGCCCCAAGTGATGTAAGTCACCATACATTTTATGCTAGATTATTAATAGGTGAGCTAAATGCTACACCTAAACAAGTTTATTTGCAAATTGTAGAGAAATTTAGCAAAAGTTGTATAGAAGGTTTTACTTTAGAATATTCCGAAATACCATTTTTATTTCAACAAACGAATGTATTAATTCCTAATTTTAAATAGGAGATTGCTATTTATACCCCAAACATGCCCAACAGCTTAAAAAACTATAAACATGAATCCGAATGTGATTTTTATAAATTCATTTTTAGATGTCTCAGAAGAAACTTTTGAGAAGCTTGCTAGTATATCTACTTTTAGAAAATTCGAAAAAGGCTATCAAATAGATAAGTCTGGTGAAGTTCCCAGCAAAATATATATGCTTATTTCTGGAATTATACGAGCCTATCTAAGTTCTGAAACAGGAAAAGAGTATAATAAAAACTTTTTTATGCCTTTTAGCTTTGTTGGTTCGCTTACAGCTTTAATTAAAAAAGAGTCTTCTAGATTAACCTACGAAGCACTTACAGATTGTAAAGTTTATGAAATAGGATTTAAGGATGTTATGCAACTTTGTAATGAAGATATTCAGGTTAGTAGGCTGTATAATAAGGTGTTGGAGAAAGTTTTTATTAGGTATGAAGAACGGCAATTAGAGTTTATTTCTATGGATGCAACAGAACGTTATTTAAAATTGAGAAAGAAAATACCAGGGATTGATGACCTAATTCCACAATACCATATTGCATCATATTTAAGCATTACTCCAGTGCAATTGAGTAGAATAAGAAAAAAAATTGACAACAATTAACATATGTTAACTATTTCTTTATTGTTAAATTATATATTTGGCTTGATTTCCTTTTGATTGTAAAATAAAAAGGATTGATAGCTAACCAACCAAGAAAAAAAAACAGGTAATCGTATTACCTGTTTTTTTATGCAATGATGTTATTGGAATTTATTTTAAGCTTCCAACCATATCTTCAGGTTTTACCCAAGCATCATAATCTTCGGCAGTAACATAGCCTAAATTAATAGCTTCCTCTTTTAAGGTTGTACCATTTTTATGTGCTGTATTAGCAATTTCGGCAGCTTTATAATAGCCAATTTTTGTATTTAAAGCAGTTACTAGCATTAAAGAATCATTCAATAATTTAGTAATAACTTCTTTATTAGGTTCTATACCAACGGCACAATTTACATCGAAACTTACACAGGCATCTCCAATTAATTGAGCAGATTGTAAAACGTTAGCAGCCATAACAGGCTTAAATACGTTTAATTCGTAATGTCCTTGTAGACCACCAACAGAAACGGCAACATCATTTCCTATAACTTGTGCACAAACCATGGTTAATGCTTCACATTGTGTCGGGTTAACTTTTCCGGGCATAATAGAACTTCCTGGCTCGTTGGCTGGAATAATAATTTCGCCAATACCAGAACGTGGTCCAGAAGCCATCATTCTTATATCGTTAGCAATTTTATTTAAGGAAACGGCTAATTGCTTTAAAGCACCATGAGTTTCTACTAATGCATCATGTGCTGCTAAAGCTTCAAATTTATTAGGTGCAGTTACAAATGGTAATTCTGTAAATTCTGCTATATATTCTGCAACACGTTTGCTGTATCCTTTAGGCGTGTTTAATCCAGTTCCAACAGCGGTACCTCCAAGTGCTAACTCGCTTAAGTGTGGCAAGGTGTTTTCTAAGGCTTTAATACCATGATCTAATTGAGCTACGTAACCCGAAAGTTCT includes:
- a CDS encoding Crp/Fnr family transcriptional regulator, with amino-acid sequence MNPNVIFINSFLDVSEETFEKLASISTFRKFEKGYQIDKSGEVPSKIYMLISGIIRAYLSSETGKEYNKNFFMPFSFVGSLTALIKKESSRLTYEALTDCKVYEIGFKDVMQLCNEDIQVSRLYNKVLEKVFIRYEERQLEFISMDATERYLKLRKKIPGIDDLIPQYHIASYLSITPVQLSRIRKKIDNN
- the fumC gene encoding class II fumarate hydratase, producing MSYRIEKDTMGEVKVPADKLWGAQTERSRNNFKIGAPASMPLEIVYGFAYLKKAAAHTNCELGVLAAEKRDLIANVCDEILEGKHDDQFPLVIWQTGSGTQSNMNVNEVIANRAHQLAGKVIGEGEKTIQPNDDVNKSQSSNDTFPTGMHIAAYKKVVETTIPGVKQLRNTLNKKSEDFRDVVKIGRTHLMDATPLTLGQELSGYVAQLDHGIKALENTLPHLSELALGGTAVGTGLNTPKGYSKRVAEYIAEFTELPFVTAPNKFEALAAHDALVETHGALKQLAVSLNKIANDIRMMASGPRSGIGEIIIPANEPGSSIMPGKVNPTQCEALTMVCAQVIGNDVAVSVGGLQGHYELNVFKPVMAANVLQSAQLIGDACVSFDVNCAVGIEPNKEVITKLLNDSLMLVTALNTKIGYYKAAEIANTAHKNGTTLKEEAINLGYVTAEDYDAWVKPEDMVGSLK